CGTGGACGCACAGTAGAGCCCTTGTTCCTCACGATAGAGCGGCAAGTAATCGAGGCCAGGAATTTGCGCGGGGAACGGCCCCACTGCAAGATGCAGACGGCCATCCAGCACGTGCTGCTCCATGCTGCCGGGCGTTTCGATCTGTACATGCAGGCGGACTTCCGGAGCCATCTGGCCGAACTCTCGAATCGCTATTGGCAGAGGCGAGTACTTGTCGGTCAATGTCGCTTCGATCATGCCAAAGCGCAACACGCCGGAAAGCTGATTGCGCAGTGCACCGGCCTCCATATGAAATGTGTCCACCGCGCCGAGCAGACGTTGCGCGGCCGCGTGTAGTTCCGCGCCCTCCTCAGTGAGCCGAAAACCGGCGCGTCCGCGTTCACATAGCCGGAGTCCGAGTCGCGTCTCCAGCTGCGACATATATTCGCTGATACTCGATGCACCGATGTTGAGAATTGGCTGTGCAGCGGAGAAACCACCACATCGCACGATGGTTTCGAAGATCCGCAGCAGCTTGAGATCCGTGTCCTGAACTTGCATCGTGCCACCTCTCCATTACTTCGGGAATTACCGAAATATGCTTCGTCAATGGTGCATTTTATTGGAGAATTTGGCAACACAAAATTGTTGCTAACCCCACTGTCCAGACATTGGAAGAGGCGTCGCGACGGATGGGGTCGCGCGATGTTTCCGTGCCCACACTGATGAGATTCGCCGTCTCGGCGACGACACGGTTTGGCACACCACACGAGGTGAGGAAAGCATGATGAACAAACCATACGCAGGCGCAAGCTGGGTGACAACAGTCGCTTTGAGCATGATCTCCCTGAGCGCGACGGCCGGCGATCAGGTCGTCAAGATCGGTTTGACAGGGCCGTTGACTGGCGCGCAGGCCGCCATTGGCAAGGACGACGAAAACGGCGTGAGAATGGCGATAGAGCGCTTGAATGCCAAGGGTCTCGTGATCGGCGGCCAGAAGACGCGCTTTGAACTGGTTTCACAGGATGATGCCGCCGACCCTCGTACCGGCATGACGGTCGCACAAAGTTTGGTGGACGCGAACGTCAAGGTCATTTTCGGGCCTTTCAATTCCGGCGTCGCGATTCCGATCTCGAACCTCGTGAACGTGTCGGGCATCGTGATGGCGACTGTCGCGTCGAATCCGTCGATTACGCAGCACGGCTATCCGTTCGTGTTTCGCATCTCGGCCAGCGATACGCAGCTTGGCAGCCGGATGGGGGAATTTGCAGCGAAGGAACTGAAGGTCAAGCGTATCGCCGTGATCGACGATCGCACTGCGTACGGTCAAGGCGTCGCCGACGAGTTCGTCAACGCGGCTAAAGCCAACGGCATTGAGATCGTCGATCGTGAATATACGACCGACAAGGCGACCGACTTCGTCTCGATCCTTACGCATGTCAAGGGCTCGAATGCCGAAGGGATTTTCTACGGCGGTTACTATGCCCAGGCCGGCGCGCTGCGCAAGCAGATGAAGCGCCTCGCGATGAATGGCTACCTGCTGGGCGGTGACGCAATGTGCAATGCCGAACTGGCGAAACTTGGCGGCGATGCGGTCGACACGCGCGTGTATTGCCCGCAAGGCGGCCCCGTTCTCGATCAAACACCGGAAGGTCGTCGGTTCAAGGCGGACTACAAGCAGCGCTTTCATACCGATCCGCTGACCTACAGCGCTGCTTTGTACGATGGCGTGAACATCGTCGCGCAAGCGATGACGAAGGCCAATTCGATTGAACCGGCCCAATACCGCGCTGCGCTGGCGAACATCGATTCTCACGGTGTTTCCGGCCACTACCAGTTCGACAAGAATCGCGATCTCACGGATTCTCCCATCACGATCTATAACTATCGAAATGGCGAACCGACGCCTCTTGCGTCTGCGCAACCGTAGGCTTACGCCGTGCGCGCCGTCTGCGTGACCGTACGCTCAGACGGTCGCTCCACCCAGCAAACGGCCATTCACTGCGCCGATGACATCCGGGCCAACTACGGTTGAGAGCTTCGACTCTCTTGGGAAAGCCGGTGCGTGGAACGCTGAGCAACGCATGTGAACGCTCCCAATTACTCTTCGCTGGTTTGTTGAATAGCCGCAGCCAATGACGCGACAACCTCCTATTCTAAAAGAGTCCATCCGGACACAGTCAAGGAGGATCACTATGCGCATGCTTCTCAACATACGAATACCTCACGAGCCATTCAACGCTTTTGTACGCGATGGCTCCATCGGAGAGTTAATAGAGAAAATCCTCGCAGAGTCGAAACCGGAGGCCGCCTACTTTACCGAGCAGAACGGTACACGCGGAGCAATTCTCATCGTTGACCTTGAGGAGCCGTCGCAGATTCCAAAATTCGCGGAACCATGGTTTCTTACGTTCAATGCCGACTGCGAGTTTCGCGTGGTGATGGTGGCAGATGACCTCAAGAGAGCTGGACTCGAAATGCTTGGCTCGAAGTGGAAATAGGGCGCGGCACGGCGTGCGAGTGACGCGCTGACAGCATGCCGTGCTGCCGCCCACGTTTGAAGCGGTAGAGTTTCGAACAAACCTCAAGATAGTTTGTCTCCAGCTCCAACCTACTCAGATGACCGATTGACCTCGGAGAGCCGCCGTTCCCCACCAGGAAGCGTTAGCGGCGGAGGAGGGTCGACAGGCCAGCCCGGGGAGCGGCATAAACGAACTCCGGCCCTTTTCATACCCTCCATATCAGTTGGATTCCGGAGCCGCAGACAACTCAACTCGATGACACGGAGCGAGCCGGAGCCGGAGCTTTGACAAAATCCGCACGGCTGCGCGCGACCGATCATGGGATCCCGGCGAAGCTTTGCTCCAGAGAGGCGAAGATGGCGGTGGACTTACAACCAGCGCGATTGGGCTCTTCCTGAACATGTAGGTAAGGCATTTTGATGTTGCAGTGCGACGGCATCGTTTCGT
Above is a window of Caballeronia sp. SBC1 DNA encoding:
- a CDS encoding LysR family transcriptional regulator; amino-acid sequence: MQVQDTDLKLLRIFETIVRCGGFSAAQPILNIGASSISEYMSQLETRLGLRLCERGRAGFRLTEEGAELHAAAQRLLGAVDTFHMEAGALRNQLSGVLRFGMIEATLTDKYSPLPIAIREFGQMAPEVRLHVQIETPGSMEQHVLDGRLHLAVGPFPAQIPGLDYLPLYREEQGLYCASTHPLHERASGRVSVSLLSKQRLAARAYLGSQELKLLRMPEAAASVDNVEGRAMLILSGNYIGFLPPHYAQPWVHSGLLTRIDPEHYATHLDFQIITRKGGESARVVQAFCNQLRAAGKQVGRAPRSGKQRAD
- a CDS encoding branched-chain amino acid ABC transporter substrate-binding protein; protein product: MNKPYAGASWVTTVALSMISLSATAGDQVVKIGLTGPLTGAQAAIGKDDENGVRMAIERLNAKGLVIGGQKTRFELVSQDDAADPRTGMTVAQSLVDANVKVIFGPFNSGVAIPISNLVNVSGIVMATVASNPSITQHGYPFVFRISASDTQLGSRMGEFAAKELKVKRIAVIDDRTAYGQGVADEFVNAAKANGIEIVDREYTTDKATDFVSILTHVKGSNAEGIFYGGYYAQAGALRKQMKRLAMNGYLLGGDAMCNAELAKLGGDAVDTRVYCPQGGPVLDQTPEGRRFKADYKQRFHTDPLTYSAALYDGVNIVAQAMTKANSIEPAQYRAALANIDSHGVSGHYQFDKNRDLTDSPITIYNYRNGEPTPLASAQP
- a CDS encoding panthothenate synthetase; translation: MRMLLNIRIPHEPFNAFVRDGSIGELIEKILAESKPEAAYFTEQNGTRGAILIVDLEEPSQIPKFAEPWFLTFNADCEFRVVMVADDLKRAGLEMLGSKWK